The region GCAGCGAGGCTCCAGCCATTATGCGGGAAAATATACTGATCCTTTTCGATATCAAGGCGCCGAAGGAACTGCAAGATGTCGCGGTTGTTCATGAGAACAGCACTATTTCCGGGGAAATTCGGGTTGGAGATACTTTGATCATTGATTCCCATGAATTTTCTGTTACTTTTGTCGGCAATCAAGTGCACCGGTCTCTTCAGGAATTGGGCCATGTTTCATTTAAATTCAGCGGAGAAGACAACGATTTGCCGGGAACAGTCTGTGTGGAAAACAAAGAAATTCCTCCGATCATAAAAGGCACCAGAATCACTGTTGTCCGGAAATAAAAAAATGCAATTTCGGCCAAATTTGATCC is a window of Bacilli bacterium DNA encoding:
- a CDS encoding PTS glucitol/sorbitol transporter subunit IIA; its protein translation is SEAPAIMRENILILFDIKAPKELQDVAVVHENSTISGEIRVGDTLIIDSHEFSVTFVGNQVHRSLQELGHVSFKFSGEDNDLPGTVCVENKEIPPIIKGTRITVVRK